The following proteins come from a genomic window of Alosa sapidissima isolate fAloSap1 chromosome 22, fAloSap1.pri, whole genome shotgun sequence:
- the yaf2 gene encoding YY1-associated factor 2 isoform X2, with product MMCDVRKGTSTRKPRPVSQLVAQQVTQQFASPLQPKKEKKERTDKERSDKEPTLKKNSHKKMRYLIPVQMFTQLVRVSCMSKSYFKLQKSLGSRPIAKCWNCKCCIMEDLKKAIQLDKNLSCHCSAVVSSQPQTWRPETVGASMDVKVRALAKHSNMQEGGTLVHTQHHDHITNGTKCPREHFLNQLAYSSILAIA from the exons gaAACCTCGGCCTGTTTCCCAGCTGGTGGCGCAGCAGGTAACGCAGCAGTTCGCCTCGCCCCTGCAGcccaagaaggagaagaaggagcGGACCGATAAGGAGCGCAGCGACAAGGAGCCCACACTCAAGAAGAACAGCCACAAGAAGATGag GTATCTGATACCTGTTCAAATGTTCACACAGCTGGTGAGGGTGTCTTGCATGTCGAAGTCCTACTTCAAACTGCAGAAGTCTTTGGGAAGTAGGCCAATTGCAAAGTGTTGGAATTGTAAATGTTGCATAATGGAGGATTTGAAAAAGGCTATACAACTTGATAAAAACCTGTCATGCCACTGTTCCGCAGTGGTCTCCAGTCAACCGCAGACATGGAGGCCTGAGACCGTCGGGGCTAGCATGGACGTTAAAGTCAGAGCACTAGCAAAACACTCCAACATGCAGGAAGGGGGGACATTAGTGCATACTCAACATCACGACCACATCACAAATGGGACCAAGTGCCCAAGGGAACATTTTCTGAACCAGTTAGCCTACAGCTCCATTTTAGCCATAGCCTAG
- the gxylt1b gene encoding glucoside xylosyltransferase 1 — translation MRRYVRVLALCIVFAIVSVLYVFSNLSSLGTSVAVVGGLAFSRPSSLQSDVGKIARRWPETRGPVDLQDYRQGAGGDTGSPSTPPTRPPPPPSPPERRRRREEEPMHLAVVACGDRQEETLTMLKSVVLLSAGPMSFHVFAEEQLHQGFRDELDSWPSLHRSKFNYTIYPISFPGKHQEEWKKLFKPCASQRLFLPILLKDVDSLLYVDTDTLFLRPLEDAWALLSRFNATQLAAMSPEHEEPRIAWYNRFARHPYYGTTGVNSGVMLMNLTRIRAALFKNDMTSVGLHWGELLLPLFHKYKLNITWGDQDLINIIFHHNPENLYVFPCHWNFRPDHCIYGSNCDAAKQEGVFILHGNRGVFHDSRQPAFRAIYDAIRKHPLEQDLVSSLLLPLEIKLNQTTHTYCGKVHHLFTQNFGPTLIDLQRSRDQDG, via the exons ATGCGGCGATACGTTCGTGTTCTAGCGTTATGCATAGTGTTTGCGATTGTCTCCGTGCTGTATGTGTTCAGCAATCTTTCCTCTTTGGGGACCTCCGTAGCCGTTGTTGGGGGTCTCGCTTTCTCACGACCCTCTTCACTACAAAGTGACGTCGGGAAGATAGCTAGGCGATGGCCGGAGACAAGGGGCCCGGTGGACCTGCAGGATTACAG GCAAGGTGCTGGTGGGGACACTGGCTCCCCCTCTACTCCCCCTacccgtcctcctcctcctccatctcctcctgagAGGAGGCGCAGGCGTGAGGAGGAGCCCATGCATCTGGCGGTGGTGGCGTGCGGAGACCGGCAGGAGGAGACGCTGACGATGCTCAAGTCTGTCGTGCTGCTCAGCGCAGGGCCCATGAGCTTCCACGTCTTCGCCGAGGAGCAGCTGCACCAGGGCTTCAGAGATGAG CTGGACTCCTGGCCCAGTCTCCACCGGTCCAAGTTTAACTACACCATCTACCCCATCAGCTTCCCTGGAAAGCATCAGGAAGAGTGGAAGAAACTGTTCAAGCCCTGTGCCTCGCAGAGGCTCTTCCTGCCG atccTCCTGAAGGACGTGGACTCGTTGCTGTACGTGGATACGGACACCCTGTTCCTGCGTCCGCTGGAGGACGCGTGGGCGCTGCTGTCCCGCTTCAATGCCACGCAGCTGGCGGCCATGTCCCCCGAGCACGAGGAGCCGCGCATCGCCTGGTACAACCGCTTCGCCCGACACCCCTACTACGGCACCACTGGGGTCAACTCCGGGGTCATGCTCATGAACCTCACCAGGATCCGCGCTGCCCTCTtcaag AATGACATGACGTCCGTGGGCCTGCACTGGGGAGAGCTCCTGTTGCCGCTGTTCCACAAGTACAAACTCAACATCACATGGGGAGACCAAGACCTCATCAACATCATCTTCCACCACAACCCTG AAAACTTGTACGTCTTCCCATGCCATTGGAACTTCCGGCCAGACCACTGTATCTATGGCAGCAATTGTGATGCTGCCAAACAAGAGGGCGTGTTCATTCTCCATGGCAACCGAGGAGTGTTCCACGACTCCCGGCAACCGGCGTTTAGAGCTATCTACGATGCTATCAGAAAG CACCCTTTGGAGCAGGATCTGGTGAGCTCACTCCTGCTTCCCTTAGAGATCAAACTGAACCAAACCACTCACACGTACTGTGGGAAGGTCCACCACTTGTTCACACAGAACTTTGGGCCAACCTTAATAGACCTCCAAAGATCCAGAGACCAAGATGGATGA